One window of Actinomycetota bacterium genomic DNA carries:
- a CDS encoding acyltransferase — MVGGAVAGGGRPRRARQAPAPRSMTAPTAPAAPAARPANARIVAIDVVRGLAILWVILYHLWTDEHSFEVGTISSRFHAVPDAIADLDPVATAQALFHAVLRVGYLGVPLFMILSGLSLTLSALRRDFELRSSPGFLRRRLRRVLVPYWFGWAYTLACFALIALWQVTQFGDFGFWHYWWEGSFTIPHRAGEFVSNPLADGNIWAGLLLVPRILRDQWQFAPEGSLWFVLLIVQYYLLFPFLLVALRRVGAAIFLTATLLVSLVSLNLVLAIDGNLARLHRVLDMGSPFRLFEFGLGMTAGYLLVSRPALVRRGARGVVALPIAAAGGALVVIGSTMRIDTPALSGTIAQPMVALGLALLFLPLAFKRPGRLERVGPGRAVAWVGVISYAVLIANEPLRAVTLRLRFQQSSVEGVWVWLLYLPLTFAIAWPVARLLGLVERSAAPEAQLGSVRAPHHHGGDDDDGHVARQVGARRVEGIAVGRGEEHGVDDDRDGEHDHHPAAPEPE; from the coding sequence ATGGTGGGCGGTGCTGTTGCTGGCGGCGGACGCCCTCGTCGAGCTCGTCAGGCGCCCGCGCCCCGATCCATGACCGCGCCCACCGCGCCCGCCGCGCCCGCCGCGAGGCCTGCGAACGCGCGCATCGTCGCCATCGACGTGGTGCGCGGGCTCGCCATCCTGTGGGTGATCCTCTACCACCTCTGGACCGACGAGCACTCCTTCGAGGTGGGCACGATCTCGTCGCGGTTCCATGCGGTGCCCGATGCGATCGCCGACCTCGACCCCGTGGCGACCGCGCAGGCCCTCTTCCACGCCGTGTTGCGGGTCGGCTACCTCGGCGTGCCGCTCTTCATGATCCTGAGCGGCCTGTCGCTCACGCTCTCCGCGCTGCGCCGCGACTTCGAGCTGCGGTCGTCGCCCGGGTTCCTGCGTCGACGCCTCCGCCGCGTGCTGGTGCCCTACTGGTTCGGCTGGGCCTACACGCTCGCGTGCTTCGCCCTCATCGCGCTCTGGCAGGTGACGCAGTTCGGCGACTTCGGCTTCTGGCACTACTGGTGGGAGGGCAGCTTCACGATCCCTCACCGCGCCGGCGAGTTCGTGTCCAATCCCCTGGCGGACGGCAACATCTGGGCAGGGCTGCTGCTCGTGCCGCGCATCCTCCGTGACCAGTGGCAGTTCGCACCGGAGGGCTCGCTGTGGTTCGTGCTCCTGATCGTCCAGTACTACCTGCTGTTCCCGTTCCTCCTCGTCGCTCTGCGACGTGTCGGCGCTGCGATCTTTCTCACCGCCACGCTCCTCGTCAGCCTCGTCTCGCTGAACCTCGTGCTCGCGATCGACGGCAACCTCGCCCGTCTCCATCGTGTGCTCGACATGGGGTCGCCGTTTCGGCTCTTCGAGTTCGGGCTCGGGATGACGGCCGGCTACCTGCTGGTGTCGCGCCCGGCGCTCGTGCGGCGCGGCGCGCGGGGCGTCGTTGCGCTCCCGATCGCGGCCGCCGGCGGCGCGCTCGTCGTCATCGGGAGCACCATGCGCATCGACACACCCGCGTTGTCGGGCACGATCGCGCAGCCGATGGTTGCGCTCGGGCTGGCTTTGCTGTTCCTCCCCCTGGCGTTCAAGCGGCCGGGTCGGCTCGAGCGCGTCGGCCCCGGGCGCGCCGTCGCGTGGGTGGGAGTGATCTCCTACGCGGTGCTCATCGCCAACGAGCCGCTGCGCGCCGTGACGCTCCGGCTGCGCTTCCAGCAGAGCAGCGTCGAGGGCGTCTGGGTCTGGCTGCTGTACCTGCCGCTGACCTTCGCGATCGCCTGGCCCGTGGCCCGGCTGCTGGGCCTGGTGGAGCGCTCAGCTGCGCCGGAGGCGCAGCTCGGGTCGGTGCGTGCGCCACACCATCACGGCGGCGATGACGACGACGGCCACGTTGCACGCCAGGTCGGCGCGCGCCGTGTCGAGGGGATCGCCGTTGGCCGCGGAGAGGAGCACGGCGTTGACGACGACCGTGACGGCGAGCACGATCACCACCCGGCGGCGCCCGAACCCGAGTAG